The nucleotide window ATTAAAAGTTCCAGAAGGTGCTACTTTCCATGCCTTAGAACCATTGTTACCCAAATTTTTATCCTATCTATTTAGTTTTATCTATGTTGGCATTTATTGGAACAACCACCATCACCTTTTCCAAGCGGTAAAATTTGTTAATGGTAAGATACTACTCGCCAACCTGAGTTTGTTGTTCTGGTTGTCCCTCCTACCTTTTACAACAGCTTGGATGGGCGGAAAGCAATCCGGTTGTCCTCTATGGATGTAATCTCCTTTTGTGCGCCATAGCCTTTTACTGGTTAGAAAAGGCAGTTATACAATACGAAGGGCCGGAATCTGTGCTTGGCTCGGCTGTTGGAGATCGTCTAAAGGAAAAAACCTCCCTTATAGCATATGCCCTCGGTACCATCTTAGCTTACTTTTATCCGATCGCGGGTATTGCATTTTTCTATTTTACTGCTCTACTCTGGTTCATCCCCGATAAAAGGATCGAAAACACGTTAAAACAATAATGTACCGCCCTCCAATCTGTAAAGAGGAATTGCTTAAGCCAATCTAAGTTATAGGCTTATATTATTGTTATTAAAATACTTAAGCTCTTGATATTGGTCTATTTTACCCAGAAACACAACAAGTCAATGGCCTTGGCTGGCTCAACCCAATTGAATATTCGCCCATACGTGTTGGCATTTAAGGTGTGCAATCTTGCCTTAGCACACTTATACACAGGAAAATATCGCCTCAACATGACTAAGCGAACACCTCTTAGATGATGCACATCAAAAAATTACCCATGCAGTAGTATTCGGAGCCTCTATTTGTTAACTACGCAAGGCAAGTTTGGGTGTTCGGTCGCTGAAATAGAGCCCCCAGTGCTTTTCTGGTTCCAAGGGATCATCGGAGCCTTTCCAAGCCTCGTCGAACGCCTCAAAGTAGAACATAAGCAGTTGCTTCTCGTCAACCCATTGCATAATTTGGTCGTAATACCGTTTCTGGTAATGCTCATTAACCCTTTCGGGAAGAATACCTCTCCCATTAGAACGAGTAGCCCAACCAGCTTCGGTGATTACAATAGGTTTATTTGGATATAAAGACGCAACCGCTTTGAAGTTTTCTTGCGTAAAATGGAGGGCTTCTTCTACGGTCTTGTATTCCCAAACGGGATACGTATGAATGGAGACAAAGTCTAAGACCTCGGCCAACGGTCTTAGGTGTTCGAGCCAAGGCAGGTAGTTTTCACAAAACGTAACGGGTTGTGGCGTATGCGCTTTCACTTCTTGCGCAAACGCGATGACACGATCTACCGATACCAAGTGATCCGTCCAATTCACACAAGCCTCATTCCCAACCGAAAGTGAAAAAACCACTTTGGGATGAGCATTTGCCCAGTGAATGAGTCGTTCAATTTTTTGCTCATTTGCCCGTTTGTTGCGTTCCAACTGCTCGACTTCATAGACCCCACCCCACGGACAATTATCATTGTTTACTTCGGCTTCAATATAAGCCCCCAACATAACTTGAAAATCCAACTGTTCTTGTGCAATCACTTGTAGTACCATTGCAGCATGGTCATCACAATCATACAACCGCAAGTAATTCCAGTTTTTGCGGAGCAACAAAAGGTCTTCCTTAACTTGCTCGTAACTTGGGTAAGGGCCTCCCGGTTGTTGACCATCCCTGAATCCTGAATAACAAATCGCCTTTGCAGGCCGTAAACCAAACCACTCAAAAAATTGCATTAGAATTTCAGTTTTTCATGTTTGTCCCATAGCCCCCAGTAGGCTCCCACCGTACCCTCTGCACCCACTTTCCAAGATTCATCGAAAGAGGAAAAATAAAAGACAGGAATTCCCTCTTTCTCCGCCCATAACTGTGTATTAATGAAATAATCTCGTGCATTCTTAGTTGATGGAATTGCCTCTTTTTCGTTCTCGCCAGCACTTGGCCATCCCGTTTCGCTAATCATGACGGTTTTTTCCTGTGCCACTTCTTTGGCTAAAAGATACATCGCCTTCATATGTGCCAACGAATTTTCGAAGGAACAACCTTCCCAAAATGGGTAACAATTACACAAAATGACATCGCAGTTTTGCGTAATTTCGGGACATAGCGCAAATTCATAATAGGCATCTACATAGCCCACTGGGATATCAGTTATTTCAGCCTTCACGTAGCGAATAAAGTCAAGCAACTCTTGTTCCGTGAGGTCTTTTCGATACAAAACCTCGTTTCCCACAGCTGCAAT belongs to Rhodothermia bacterium and includes:
- a CDS encoding glycosyl hydrolase, translating into MQFFEWFGLRPAKAICYSGFRDGQQPGGPYPSYEQVKEDLLLLRKNWNYLRLYDCDDHAAMVLQVIAQEQLDFQVMLGAYIEAEVNNDNCPWGGVYEVEQLERNKRANEQKIERLIHWANAHPKVVFSLSVGNEACVNWTDHLVSVDRVIAFAQEVKAHTPQPVTFCENYLPWLEHLRPLAEVLDFVSIHTYPVWEYKTVEEALHFTQENFKAVASLYPNKPIVITEAGWATRSNGRGILPERVNEHYQKRYYDQIMQWVDEKQLLMFYFEAFDEAWKGSDDPLEPEKHWGLYFSDRTPKLALRS
- a CDS encoding glycosyl hydrolase, whose translation is MSYQQEKTFSLKIGERFSFTDKQNDAFLNRSFAEILQNGVHGFCFSLYEEGQKPGDVVSEEQIRRRLAILKPHSNWVRTFSCTEGNELIPKIAKEMGLRTLVGAWLGKDPRMNKEEVENLIKLCRDGVVDIAAVGNEVLYRKDLTEQELLDFIRYVKAEITDIPVGYVDAYYEFALCPEITQNCDVILCNCYPFWEGCSFENSLAHMKAMYLLAKEVAQEKTVMISETGWPSAGENEKEAIPSTKNARDYFINTQLWAEKEGIPVFYFSSFDESWKVGAEGTVGAYWGLWDKHEKLKF